From a region of the Tateyamaria omphalii genome:
- a CDS encoding sigma-70 family RNA polymerase sigma factor: MTRTEQFEAQRPMLTALCYRMLGERALAEDAVQDTWLKWSTADHSTIRTPAAWLRTAATRVAIDSLRRAKARRETYVGPWLPEPLIVDETTAEDSFALAQDCELALLWIMDTLPASERAAFVLREAFDASYADIADTLGKSEAACRQLVSRAHRRIAQSAPDLTQPPGKRAAQISGFLAAIASNDLDTAKAYLATDAISISDGGAKARAARRPLIGPEDIVLVSHAVTLKHAAGLAPVPVTANRHPALLMMEDGRAHTLFTAALDATGKICWMYTMRNPDKMPLRDSGGGHMRSTSSAQRT, encoded by the coding sequence ATGACCCGGACCGAGCAATTCGAAGCACAGCGACCGATGCTCACGGCCCTGTGCTACCGCATGCTGGGAGAACGGGCCCTGGCCGAAGACGCCGTGCAGGACACATGGCTCAAATGGTCGACTGCAGATCACAGCACCATCCGCACCCCTGCCGCCTGGTTGCGTACCGCTGCCACCCGCGTGGCCATCGACAGCTTGCGGCGGGCCAAGGCGCGGCGCGAAACCTATGTGGGTCCGTGGTTGCCCGAACCCCTGATCGTGGACGAGACAACGGCCGAAGACAGCTTTGCGCTGGCGCAGGACTGTGAACTCGCCCTCCTTTGGATCATGGACACGCTACCCGCCAGCGAACGCGCCGCCTTTGTCCTGCGCGAAGCGTTCGATGCCTCCTATGCCGACATCGCCGACACACTCGGCAAATCCGAAGCCGCCTGTCGCCAACTCGTCAGCCGCGCCCACCGCCGGATCGCCCAGTCCGCACCGGACCTTACCCAGCCGCCCGGCAAACGCGCCGCCCAGATCAGCGGCTTTCTCGCGGCCATCGCCAGCAATGATCTGGACACGGCCAAGGCGTATCTGGCAACCGACGCGATCTCGATCTCCGACGGCGGGGCCAAGGCCCGCGCCGCACGCCGCCCCCTGATCGGCCCCGAGGACATCGTGCTTGTGTCCCACGCCGTCACCCTGAAACATGCCGCAGGTCTCGCACCCGTCCCGGTTACGGCCAACAGGCACCCGGCCCTTCTCATGATGGAAGACGGCCGCGCCCACACGCTCTTTACCGCAGCCCTCGATGCGACGGGAAAAATCTGTTGGATGTACACGATGCGCAACCCCGACAAGATGCCGCTGCGGGACAGTGGGGGCGGCCATATGCGCAGCACAAGCAGCGCGCAGCGGACCTAG
- a CDS encoding ATP-dependent helicase, giving the protein MSSYDEFDAFEGASLSARAMQARPQPYLDGLNPAQREAVEKLDGPVLMLAGAGTGKTRALTARIVHLLNTGRARPNEILAVTFTNKAAREMKNRVGHMLGQQIEGMPWLGTFHAICVKLLRRHAELAGLKSNFTILDTDDQIRLLKQLISAANIDDKRWPARQLASIIDGWKNRALTPDKVPAADAGAYNHKGVDFYAQYQARLQELNACDFGDLLLHMVTIFQSHPDVLAQYQRWFAFILVDEYQDTNVAQYLWLRLLAQGHKNICCVGDDDQSIYGWRGAEVGNILRFEKDFPGAHVVRLEQNYRSTPHILAAASGVIDGNENRLGKTLWTDKNDGEKVRLIGHWDGEEEARWIGEEIEAAQKGTRGVRAMSLEDMAILVRASHQMRAFEDRFLTIGLPYRVIGGPRFYERMEIRDAMAYFRVVVSPDDDLAFERIVNTPKRGLGDKAQQTIQITARANGLPLVEGARLAVEQGLIKGKGGNELRALVDGIARWNSKLRGPRIEVAQDDSVLDDGDGPLRVEYGPPPVSHIELAEIVLDESGYTAHWQNDKTPEAPGRLENLKELVKALESFENLQGFLEHVSLVMDNASEDDEAKVSIMTLHAAKGLEFPQVFLPGWEDGLFPSQRSMDESGVKGLEEERRLAYVGITRAEEVCTISFASNRRVFGQWQSSMPSRFVDELPEDHVDVLTPPGLYGGGFGAAAPSMGAESRLHQAAAEANVYNSPGWKRLQARAGERPLSQPQESRNTVIDLNAVSAFTVGDRVFHQKFGYGAIVGIEGDKLEVDFEKAGLKKVVSRFVSGTDDIPF; this is encoded by the coding sequence ATGAGCAGTTATGATGAATTCGACGCGTTCGAGGGGGCTTCGCTGTCGGCCCGTGCCATGCAGGCGCGGCCACAGCCCTATCTTGATGGCTTGAACCCCGCGCAGCGCGAAGCGGTTGAGAAGCTGGATGGCCCGGTGCTGATGCTGGCGGGGGCGGGTACGGGCAAGACGCGTGCTTTGACTGCGCGCATCGTGCATTTGCTGAACACCGGTCGCGCCCGGCCCAATGAGATCCTTGCCGTGACCTTTACCAACAAGGCCGCGCGCGAGATGAAGAACCGCGTGGGCCATATGCTGGGCCAGCAGATCGAAGGGATGCCCTGGCTGGGCACGTTTCACGCGATCTGCGTCAAGCTGTTGCGCCGTCATGCGGAACTCGCGGGGTTGAAGAGCAACTTTACCATCCTGGACACGGATGATCAGATCCGGTTGCTCAAGCAGTTGATTTCGGCCGCCAATATCGACGACAAGCGCTGGCCTGCGCGGCAGTTGGCGAGCATCATTGACGGATGGAAGAACCGGGCGCTGACGCCGGACAAGGTGCCGGCCGCGGATGCGGGGGCTTACAACCACAAGGGTGTGGATTTCTATGCCCAGTATCAGGCGCGCTTGCAGGAATTGAACGCTTGCGATTTCGGTGACCTGCTCTTGCATATGGTTACGATCTTTCAGTCTCATCCAGATGTGTTGGCGCAGTATCAGCGTTGGTTCGCCTTTATCCTCGTGGACGAATATCAGGACACGAATGTCGCGCAATATCTGTGGCTTAGGCTGCTGGCGCAGGGGCACAAGAACATCTGCTGCGTGGGCGATGACGACCAGTCGATCTATGGCTGGCGCGGGGCGGAAGTGGGCAACATCCTGCGGTTCGAAAAGGATTTTCCGGGCGCGCATGTGGTGCGGCTGGAGCAGAATTACCGTTCAACCCCGCATATTCTGGCCGCAGCATCCGGCGTGATCGACGGGAATGAAAACCGGCTGGGCAAGACGCTTTGGACAGACAAAAACGACGGCGAGAAGGTGCGCCTGATCGGCCATTGGGATGGTGAGGAAGAGGCGCGCTGGATCGGTGAAGAGATTGAGGCGGCGCAGAAAGGCACACGAGGTGTGCGGGCTATGTCCTTGGAGGATATGGCTATTTTGGTTCGTGCGTCGCATCAGATGCGAGCGTTTGAGGACCGGTTTCTGACCATCGGCTTGCCGTACCGGGTCATTGGAGGGCCCCGCTTTTACGAGCGGATGGAGATCCGGGATGCGATGGCGTATTTCCGCGTGGTCGTGTCGCCCGATGATGATCTTGCGTTCGAGCGGATCGTGAACACGCCCAAGCGGGGGCTCGGCGATAAGGCGCAGCAGACCATTCAAATCACGGCGCGTGCCAATGGCTTGCCGCTTGTGGAAGGGGCGCGGCTGGCCGTTGAGCAAGGGCTGATAAAAGGAAAGGGTGGCAATGAGTTACGCGCCCTTGTCGATGGTATTGCGCGGTGGAATTCCAAGCTGCGCGGGCCGCGGATCGAGGTGGCGCAGGACGACAGCGTGCTGGATGATGGCGACGGGCCGCTGCGGGTTGAGTATGGGCCGCCACCCGTGAGCCATATCGAGTTGGCTGAGATCGTTCTGGACGAGTCGGGCTATACCGCGCACTGGCAAAACGACAAGACGCCGGAGGCGCCCGGGCGGCTGGAAAACTTGAAGGAGCTTGTGAAAGCCCTTGAATCCTTTGAGAATTTGCAAGGTTTCCTTGAGCATGTTTCGCTGGTCATGGACAACGCGAGCGAGGATGATGAGGCGAAGGTTTCGATCATGACGCTGCACGCGGCTAAGGGGTTGGAGTTTCCGCAGGTCTTTCTGCCCGGATGGGAAGATGGGCTGTTTCCGTCGCAGCGGTCGATGGACGAGAGCGGGGTCAAGGGGCTCGAAGAGGAGCGGCGGCTGGCCTATGTGGGCATCACGCGGGCAGAGGAGGTGTGTACGATCTCCTTTGCCTCGAACCGGCGTGTGTTCGGGCAATGGCAATCGTCGATGCCGTCGCGCTTTGTCGATGAGCTGCCCGAGGATCATGTGGATGTGCTGACGCCGCCGGGCTTGTATGGCGGTGGATTTGGGGCTGCCGCACCGTCGATGGGCGCCGAATCGCGGCTGCATCAGGCGGCGGCGGAGGCGAATGTGTACAACTCGCCGGGCTGGAAACGGCTGCAGGCGCGGGCCGGAGAACGGCCCCTGAGCCAGCCGCAGGAGAGCCGGAATACAGTGATCGACCTTAACGCGGTTTCGGCCTTTACCGTCGGCGACCGGGTGTTTCATCAGAAGTTCGGCTATGGCGCGATCGTGGGGATCGAGGGCGACAAGCTGGAGGTCGACTTTGAAAAAGCGGGGCTGAAAAAGGTCGTGTCGCGCTTTGTTTCGGGAACGGATGACATTCCGTTCTAG
- a CDS encoding alpha-hydroxy acid oxidase, giving the protein MDLNSRYPALSDLRARAQTRIPKFVWEYLDSGTGDEATRRRNRSALDKVGLMPSILHGEFDPDLSTTLLGRDRPLPFGIAPVGMSGLMWPDAERHLARGAARLGMPYTLSTVAAASPEDVAPVLGDDAWFQMYPPRDEGIRRDMLHRARQSGFKTLVLTVDVPVASRRERQTRSGLTNPPRLTPRLLAQVAMRPAWAVAMARKGMPHMRMLDAYTTTATENLPVTAHVGYLLRTSPDWDYVSWLRNAWDGPFVVKGVMRGTDAGRLEELGVDAIWVSNHAGRQFDAAPGTIEVLPAIRRATTLPIIFDSGVEGGLDILRAMASGADFVMLGRAWHYALAALGPDGIDHLAHILSEDLKANMGQLGTRTLQDLPKPFKHP; this is encoded by the coding sequence ATGGACCTCAATAGCCGCTATCCTGCCCTCAGCGATTTGCGCGCCCGTGCGCAAACCCGCATCCCGAAATTTGTCTGGGAGTATCTGGACAGCGGCACAGGCGATGAGGCCACCCGCCGCCGCAACCGGTCCGCGCTCGATAAGGTGGGGCTGATGCCCTCGATCCTGCATGGCGAGTTCGATCCCGACCTGTCCACGACGCTATTGGGTCGTGACCGCCCCCTTCCCTTTGGTATCGCGCCGGTCGGCATGTCGGGTCTGATGTGGCCCGATGCCGAACGGCACCTCGCCCGCGGCGCCGCACGACTGGGTATGCCCTACACGCTGTCAACCGTCGCCGCGGCCTCGCCCGAAGATGTGGCGCCCGTGCTGGGTGACGATGCGTGGTTTCAGATGTACCCGCCCCGTGACGAAGGTATCCGCCGCGACATGCTGCACCGGGCACGTCAGTCTGGGTTCAAGACGCTTGTGCTGACGGTTGATGTGCCGGTCGCGTCGCGGCGCGAGCGGCAAACACGGTCCGGCCTGACGAACCCGCCCCGGCTGACCCCGCGCCTGCTGGCGCAGGTCGCCATGCGCCCGGCCTGGGCGGTGGCCATGGCGCGCAAGGGCATGCCGCATATGCGGATGCTGGACGCCTACACCACCACAGCGACGGAAAACCTGCCGGTTACGGCCCATGTGGGCTATCTGCTGCGCACCTCGCCCGACTGGGACTATGTCTCGTGGCTGCGCAATGCGTGGGACGGCCCGTTTGTGGTCAAGGGCGTGATGCGGGGCACGGATGCCGGGCGGCTCGAAGAGTTGGGGGTCGACGCCATCTGGGTATCGAACCACGCGGGTCGCCAGTTTGATGCGGCCCCTGGCACGATTGAAGTGCTTCCTGCCATCCGCCGCGCCACCACGCTGCCGATTATTTTTGACAGTGGGGTCGAGGGCGGCCTCGATATCCTGCGGGCCATGGCCTCGGGCGCGGATTTCGTGATGCTGGGCCGGGCGTGGCACTATGCGTTGGCCGCGCTCGGCCCGGACGGCATCGACCATCTGGCGCACATCCTGTCCGAAGACCTCAAGGCCAATATGGGACAGCTGGGCACCCGCACTTTGCAGGACCTGCCCAAACCGTTCAAACACCCCTAG